Proteins encoded by one window of Companilactobacillus ginsenosidimutans:
- a CDS encoding decarboxylating cobalt-precorrin-6B (C(15))-methyltransferase translates to MKDDLFIRTKVPMTKAEVRSISLDKLQLQGKKTFLDIGSGTGSVSMQAALEYPDLQITALEKNLDAIDINQKNINHFGIQNIDLKVGNAPADLPNKKFDGIFVGGSGGELPKIIDYSYQHLNDQGMLVLNFILNENAFEAIQYLEKSEFIDLDVIQVAVSKWHQLGKGHYFKPQNPTIIISAQKGENN, encoded by the coding sequence ATGAAGGATGACTTATTTATTCGCACAAAGGTGCCAATGACTAAAGCAGAAGTTAGAAGCATTAGTCTTGATAAACTGCAATTACAAGGCAAGAAGACGTTTTTAGATATTGGTTCGGGAACTGGTAGTGTCAGTATGCAAGCGGCTCTCGAATATCCAGATTTACAAATAACAGCTTTAGAAAAGAATCTCGATGCAATTGATATTAATCAAAAAAATATCAATCATTTCGGGATCCAAAACATTGATTTGAAAGTTGGGAATGCTCCAGCAGATTTACCTAATAAAAAGTTTGATGGAATATTTGTTGGGGGATCTGGTGGTGAGCTTCCCAAGATAATTGATTATTCATATCAACATTTGAATGATCAAGGGATGCTTGTTTTGAATTTCATATTGAACGAGAACGCATTTGAAGCTATCCAGTATTTGGAAAAATCAGAATTCATCGATTTAGATGTCATCCAAGTTGCTGTTTCAAAATGGCATCAACTTGGCAAAGGGCACTACTTCAAGCCACAAAATCCAACTATCATAATTAGTGCACAAAAGGGAGAAAACAACTAA
- a CDS encoding cobalt-precorrin-4 methyltransferase has translation MAIVSFVGAGPGDPDLITLKGYKKLQSADVVIYAGSLVNKQLLDYCKKDAEIYNSAEMDLPEIIDRMDISVKAGKDVVRLQTGDFSIYGSVREQIEEMKKKDIPFDFVPGVSSFLGAASQMGVEYTVPKISQSVVITRMSGRTPVPEKESIQSFAKHQTSMIIFLSVQGVRKVVRELLEGGYPESTPAAVIYKATWPDEKIVEGTLADIGDKVKEAHITRTALIMVGEFLGDEYNYSHLYDPTFTTGFRKGKKDVTK, from the coding sequence ATGGCAATTGTAAGTTTTGTAGGAGCGGGTCCTGGAGATCCAGATTTAATCACTTTAAAAGGTTACAAGAAATTACAATCAGCAGACGTCGTGATTTACGCTGGTTCACTGGTAAATAAGCAATTATTAGACTATTGCAAAAAAGATGCAGAAATTTACAACAGTGCTGAGATGGATCTACCAGAAATCATTGACCGCATGGATATATCTGTAAAAGCAGGTAAAGATGTTGTTCGTTTACAAACTGGGGACTTTTCAATTTACGGTTCAGTCCGTGAACAAATTGAAGAAATGAAGAAAAAGGACATACCGTTTGATTTCGTACCCGGTGTAAGTTCATTTCTTGGAGCTGCCTCACAAATGGGTGTTGAGTACACTGTTCCAAAGATTTCGCAAAGTGTCGTTATTACCAGAATGTCTGGACGTACTCCTGTCCCAGAAAAAGAATCAATTCAGTCATTTGCTAAACATCAAACATCAATGATAATTTTCCTTTCAGTTCAAGGTGTCCGAAAAGTTGTCCGTGAATTGCTTGAAGGTGGTTATCCAGAATCAACACCAGCTGCCGTAATTTATAAAGCAACTTGGCCAGATGAGAAAATTGTTGAAGGTACGCTAGCAGATATTGGCGACAAGGTTAAAGAAGCTCACATCACTAGAACTGCTCTAATTATGGTCGGCGAGTTCCTCGGTGACGAGTACAATTACTCACATCTCTACGACCCAACCTTTACTACTGGCTTTAGAAAAGGTAAGAAAGATGTCACAAAATAA